A part of Daphnia pulex isolate KAP4 chromosome 6, ASM2113471v1 genomic DNA contains:
- the LOC124195889 gene encoding low-density lipoprotein receptor-related protein 2-like isoform X2: MSQLNCTAGLSVCSDLSQCIPSTYLCDGRMDCEDGSDEKWTLCYYRKFNCADNTTLIRASLRCDGRKNCLDGSDEEGCRRRTKNQLTNIFVSKAPILPSRLTTTPEPVPTLSSTFSMDEEEIAQSTIGSVNNSIAVETEEEKDHSLAVDSLLMDKEEEVTLGFLNLFCFWLAVAIGGLAGLAFTTAVLMQGSTYIKKRRCRSVNLGPGSMPNQSQDLT, from the exons ATGA GTCAACTTAATTGCACAGCTGGTTTGTCCGTCTGCTCTGATTTGAGTCAGTGTATTCCTTCGACGTATCTGTGCGACGGCCGAATGGATTGTGAGGACGGATCGGACGAGAAG tGGACGCTGTGTTACTATCGAAAGTTTAATTGCGCCGACAATACAACTTTAATTCGCGCATCGTTACGTTGCGACGGTAGGAAAAATTGTCTAGACGGTTCAGATGAAGAAGGATGCCGCAGAAGAACCAAAAATCAGTTGACAAACATATTCGTTTCAAAAG ctCCGATATTGCCTTCAAGATTGACAACTACACCAGAGCCTGTGCCAACATTATCAAGTACATTTTCTatggatgaagaagaaattgctCAATCAACAATAGGATCAGTTAACAATTCAATTGCTGTtgagacagaagaagaaaaagatcatTCTCTCGCTGTCGACAGCTTACTTAtggacaaggaagaagaagtcacTCTTGGatttttaaaccttttttgtttttggcttgCGGTGGCCATCGGAGGACTCGCAGGATTAGCATTCACTACTGCCGTACTTATGCAAGGCTCAACCTACATTAAGAAAAG GCGATGCAGATCAGTAAATTTAGGACCTGGGTCAATGCCGAATCAAAGTCAAGATTTAACATAA
- the LOC124195889 gene encoding uncharacterized protein LOC124195889 isoform X1 produces the protein MPITNKTYPFKLIAIISFGCLGFSHGSFLSDDEFMSQLNCTAGLSVCSDLSQCIPSTYLCDGRMDCEDGSDEKWTLCYYRKFNCADNTTLIRASLRCDGRKNCLDGSDEEGCRRRTKNQLTNIFVSKAPILPSRLTTTPEPVPTLSSTFSMDEEEIAQSTIGSVNNSIAVETEEEKDHSLAVDSLLMDKEEEVTLGFLNLFCFWLAVAIGGLAGLAFTTAVLMQGSTYIKKRRCRSVNLGPGSMPNQSQDLT, from the exons ATGCCAATAACGAACAAGACCTATCCTTTCAAACTAATTGCCATTATTTCTTTCGGATGTTTAGGTTTTTCCCACGGTTCATTTCTTAGTGATGACGAATTCATGA GTCAACTTAATTGCACAGCTGGTTTGTCCGTCTGCTCTGATTTGAGTCAGTGTATTCCTTCGACGTATCTGTGCGACGGCCGAATGGATTGTGAGGACGGATCGGACGAGAAG tGGACGCTGTGTTACTATCGAAAGTTTAATTGCGCCGACAATACAACTTTAATTCGCGCATCGTTACGTTGCGACGGTAGGAAAAATTGTCTAGACGGTTCAGATGAAGAAGGATGCCGCAGAAGAACCAAAAATCAGTTGACAAACATATTCGTTTCAAAAG ctCCGATATTGCCTTCAAGATTGACAACTACACCAGAGCCTGTGCCAACATTATCAAGTACATTTTCTatggatgaagaagaaattgctCAATCAACAATAGGATCAGTTAACAATTCAATTGCTGTtgagacagaagaagaaaaagatcatTCTCTCGCTGTCGACAGCTTACTTAtggacaaggaagaagaagtcacTCTTGGatttttaaaccttttttgtttttggcttgCGGTGGCCATCGGAGGACTCGCAGGATTAGCATTCACTACTGCCGTACTTATGCAAGGCTCAACCTACATTAAGAAAAG GCGATGCAGATCAGTAAATTTAGGACCTGGGTCAATGCCGAATCAAAGTCAAGATTTAACATAA
- the LOC124195888 gene encoding uncharacterized protein LOC124195888, with product MEFFEFSSDALYPSLNNNDLIMQPLETTNSLSAQPIEEIPRSQTETNWTYNSTEFVMENIARTQQTVPHPVTSAVTSSNLNDWVSSNSDSVSGSVYNVQGMTETSTNYSPSYLRYGMRQQSQFPENVTTATTYSPVTQEIRPVAVWAQQYPESQSISRNTNIRLARSRQQNPYFRGVPTSTLHQARPLAEGTAISRHQQQTTFNNPANTLASNSGQTLLPQTQRHQENFAFVSSIPENQVIRAQPGQETQVTTVNHSVEVAMGDGNVSQNLANVTMQHQSQVQTESGSSVIPETSGMDGLDRSTLPVQQVLRQLVETIKSPNCTAEQQYQAVRILRSDPRLMAAFLQMRQRSASSHGNTSNISNVTTNQHQQSGAAYRTTPNMTEHMKFPWMMTGGSVRVTSSAVPHYNSYAVGAMQNQDNSQQPNISSQGEMTSSSTYAGYPTHTETERLDTSSWNNNQPSSSSSTYLPLEISSAGQDVINKGGLSGMANSATEPGVTAILQLAAARQLIVQASASAAAAGAKSLSQTLNDRTLSLDRVMSAHCPSFLHGGRTQMKALLSLKSSANSQLSAPRIPTCSICLDKLVSTILLPCGHFFCETCAPKIEKCGLCRELITNKHRVYF from the exons atggaattttttgaattctctAGTGATGCTCTTTACCCTTCACTTAATAACAACGATTTAATCATGCAGCCATTGGAAACAACGAATTCTTTAAGTGCACAACCAATAGAGGAGATTCCTCGATCTCAAACTGAAACGAATTGGACTTAT AATTCTACCGAGTTTGTTATGGAGAATATTGCACGTACGCAACAAACAGTACCCCACCCAGTTACATCAGCAGTGACGTCATCCAATTTGAACGATTGGGTATCATCCAATTCGGACAGTGTGAGCGGCTCAGTTTACAATGTACAAGGAATGACGGAAACGTCCACGAACTATTCTCCGTCATACCTACGATATGGTATGCGTCAGCAATCTCAATTTCCAGAAAATGTGACGACTGCAACGACATACAGCCCTGTCACGCAAGAGATCAGACCGGTAGCTGTTTGGGCTCAGCAGTATCCTGAATCCCAATCAATCTCGAGAAATACCAATATCCGATTGGCTCGAAGTCGACAGCAAAATCCTTACTTTCGAGGAGTACCAACTTCGACACTACATCAGGCAAGGCCACTAGCAGAGGGCACTGCGATTTCTagacatcaacaacaaactaCTTTCAACAACCCAGCAAACACTTTGGCATCCAATTCAGGTCAAACGTTATTGCCCCAAACTCAGCGGCATCAAGAGAACTTTGCATTCGTCAGCAGTATACCAGAAAATCAAGTGATAAGAGCTCAACCGGGACAAGAGACACAAGTTACGACAGTAAACCATTCAGTTGAAGTAGCGATGGGAGATGGTAATGTTTCACAGAATTTGGCGAACGTGACAATGCAACATCAATCACAGGTCCAGACTGAGTCCGGGAGTTCAGTAATACCTGAAACTTCTGGAATGGACGGTCTAGATAGATCCACACTGCCTGTTCAGCAAGTTCTCCGTCAACTCGTAGAGACAATTAAGTCACCAAACTGCACGGCTGAACAACAGTATCAAGCGGTACGAATCCTGCGTAGTGATCCTAGACTGATGGCAGCTTTTCTACAGATGAGACAGCGATCGGCATCCAGTCATGGCAACACGTCCAATATTTCTAATGTGACGACAAATCAACATCAACAATCGGGAGCGGCTTACAGGACTACGCCAAATATGACAGAGCATATGAAATTCCCGTGGATGATGACTGGAGGCTCTGTGAGGGTTACATCGTCGGCAGTTCCTCATTATAATTCTTATGCCGTTGGAGCAATGCAAAATCAAGACAATAGCCAACAGCCCAACATCAGCAGCCAGGGCGAAATGACTTCCTCTAGTACTTATGCTGGATATCCAACCCATACGGAAACGGAAAGATTGGACACCTCATCTTGGAATAATAATCAACCATCCAGTTCTTCTTCGACCTATTTACCTCTCGAGATCAGTAGTGCAGGACAAGATGTAATCAACAAAGGAGGTTTATCCGGAATGGCCAATTCTGCAACTGAACCAGGAGTAACGGCCATTTTGCAACTAGCCGCCGCTCGGCAATTGATTGTGCAGGCTTCCGCATCTGCAGCCGCCGCTGGAGCAAAGAGTTTGAGCCAGACGCTAAACGACCGAACTCTAAGCCTCGATCGTGTG ATGAGTGCCCATTGCCCTTCGTTTCTACATGGCGGACGTACGCAAATGAAAGCTCTGTTGTCTCTAAAGTCTTCTGCGAATTCCCAGTTATCGGCTCCCCGTATTCCGACGTGCTCAATTTGCCTCGATAAACTGGTGTCGACCATACTACTTCCCTGTGGTCATTTCTTCTGCGAGACTTGTGCtccaaaaatcgaaaaatgtgGACTTTGCAGAGAGTTAATCACAAATAAACATCGAGTCTACttctag